The following are encoded together in the Pseudoxanthomonas sp. YR558 genome:
- a CDS encoding OprO/OprP family phosphate-selective porin — protein sequence MKLSRSTLSLALLAALVAPAAHAEITIDVIGGSEVSFEGLVQADFYKFDSDTIDYGADSSTDLDGKDYLQELRRAELVLKGKGPGNIEWVLGYDAKDDKWLDVNAKYKFGNNANHFIQLGQFKQPGATLEELSSTKNNDFVAKSSITNSLGTPRRVGFQYNIGDADWAVTASYFGRELTRNREHGSGYALRGYWAPINEAGNVLHFGASYLDKDTDGDVIRLRARPMADMVPTRFVDTGSSGLRASDRASVIGAEGLWIKGPFKLQAEYMTIDVQRYGSFDDYSGDGYYVSGLWNLTGETWGYKSGTPTTGLPNDPGKGMWQLGLRYDTIDLTDGAVVGGKMDSWTAGVNWYWHSNFKFMLNYVTVKQEKGVLEDNPNILEARAQFFW from the coding sequence ATGAAACTGTCCCGCAGCACCCTGTCCCTGGCCCTGCTCGCCGCCCTTGTTGCCCCGGCGGCGCACGCCGAGATCACCATCGACGTCATCGGCGGCTCGGAAGTGAGCTTTGAAGGCCTGGTGCAGGCCGACTTCTACAAGTTCGACAGCGACACCATCGATTACGGCGCGGACTCGTCGACCGATCTGGACGGCAAGGACTACCTGCAGGAACTGCGCCGCGCCGAGCTCGTTCTGAAAGGCAAGGGCCCGGGCAACATCGAGTGGGTGCTGGGCTACGACGCCAAGGACGACAAGTGGCTGGACGTGAACGCCAAGTACAAGTTCGGCAACAACGCCAACCATTTCATCCAGTTGGGCCAGTTCAAGCAGCCCGGCGCGACGCTGGAAGAGCTGTCGAGCACGAAGAACAATGATTTCGTCGCCAAGTCTTCGATCACGAACTCATTGGGCACCCCGCGCCGCGTCGGCTTCCAGTACAACATCGGCGACGCCGACTGGGCCGTGACGGCCAGCTACTTCGGTCGCGAGCTGACCCGCAACCGCGAGCACGGCAGCGGTTACGCCCTGCGCGGCTACTGGGCCCCGATCAACGAAGCCGGCAACGTGCTGCACTTCGGTGCCTCGTACCTGGACAAGGACACGGACGGCGACGTGATCCGCCTGCGCGCCCGCCCGATGGCCGACATGGTGCCGACGCGTTTCGTCGATACCGGCAGCAGCGGGCTGCGCGCCAGCGACCGCGCCAGCGTGATCGGCGCCGAGGGCCTGTGGATCAAGGGCCCCTTCAAGCTGCAGGCCGAATACATGACCATCGACGTGCAGCGCTACGGCAGCTTCGATGACTACAGCGGCGACGGCTACTACGTCTCGGGTCTGTGGAACCTGACGGGCGAGACCTGGGGCTACAAGTCCGGCACGCCGACTACGGGTCTGCCGAACGACCCCGGCAAGGGCATGTGGCAGCTCGGCCTGCGCTACGACACCATCGATCTGACCGATGGCGCGGTGGTCGGCGGCAAGATGGACAGCTGGACCGCCGGCGTGAACTGGTACTGGCACTCCAACTTCAAGTTCATGCTGAACTACGTGACCGTGAAGCAGGAAAAGGGTGTGCTCGAAGACAACCCGAACATCCTGGAAGCCCGCGCGCAGTTCTTCTGGTAA
- a CDS encoding M20/M25/M40 family metallo-hydrolase, whose amino-acid sequence MTVIRRGIGALALGIALCQPAWGGSGEPVDLDVVARIRYEAFNRSQAAANLKELTETVGPRLTASPNYARASAWARGKLSGWGLSGVHEEIFDPAFGRGWAFESSRVEMVSPRQAPVHALPKAWTRGTGGAVEGEVVLASFKTLEDIDKQRGKLRGKIVLLDDARAFKPADKADFRRYSEADLGELQTFPIAEDAAPDAQEKRLEEYRKRQALTKALNTFLAEEGVLATLSLSSWDNGIIRATGGGARKADEPVGVTELVLPTEHYNPLVRAVQGKQPVRLRIDVDSRFTSEQDLPATNTFAEIPGSGGKAGEVVMIGAHLDSWHTGTGASDNGAGVVVMMEAMRILKAIGVKPRRTIRLALWGGEEQGLHGSAGYVAKYLADYPPPTDPEQKALPRAYQRGTGPLQRQRGYGSFSTYFNFDNGTGRIRGIYAQENHAAVPIFKAWLEPFADIGATIVTTRNTGSTDHISFDRVGLPGFQFVQDPADYFTHVHHTHLDTYDHVVPEDLKQAAAIIASFAYHAAMREERLPRKPFVERDEQ is encoded by the coding sequence ATGACGGTAATCCGCAGGGGGATTGGCGCCTTGGCGCTGGGGATCGCGCTTTGTCAGCCGGCGTGGGGAGGTTCCGGAGAACCGGTTGACCTCGATGTGGTCGCGAGGATCCGCTACGAGGCGTTCAACCGCTCGCAGGCAGCGGCCAACCTGAAGGAGCTCACCGAGACCGTCGGGCCGCGCTTAACCGCGTCGCCCAACTACGCGCGCGCCAGCGCGTGGGCACGTGGCAAGTTGTCCGGTTGGGGCCTGTCCGGCGTGCACGAGGAGATCTTCGATCCTGCTTTCGGCCGCGGCTGGGCGTTCGAATCTTCGCGCGTGGAGATGGTGTCGCCGCGGCAGGCGCCCGTGCATGCGCTGCCCAAGGCCTGGACGCGCGGCACCGGCGGTGCGGTGGAAGGCGAGGTGGTCCTGGCCTCGTTCAAGACGCTGGAGGACATCGACAAGCAGCGCGGCAAACTGCGCGGGAAGATCGTGCTGCTGGACGACGCGCGCGCCTTCAAGCCGGCCGACAAGGCCGATTTCCGTCGCTACAGCGAGGCCGACCTGGGCGAACTGCAGACATTCCCCATCGCCGAAGACGCCGCACCCGATGCGCAGGAGAAGCGCCTGGAGGAGTACCGCAAGCGCCAGGCCCTGACCAAGGCGCTGAATACCTTCCTTGCGGAAGAGGGTGTACTCGCGACGCTCTCGCTCAGCTCGTGGGACAACGGCATCATCCGTGCCACCGGCGGTGGTGCGCGCAAGGCGGACGAGCCGGTGGGCGTGACCGAGCTGGTCCTGCCTACCGAGCACTACAACCCGCTGGTGCGTGCGGTGCAGGGGAAGCAGCCGGTGCGCCTGCGCATCGACGTCGATTCCCGCTTCACCAGCGAGCAGGACCTGCCGGCCACCAACACGTTCGCGGAAATCCCGGGCAGCGGTGGCAAGGCGGGCGAGGTCGTCATGATCGGCGCGCACCTGGATTCGTGGCACACCGGGACAGGCGCCAGCGACAACGGCGCCGGCGTCGTCGTGATGATGGAGGCCATGCGCATCCTGAAAGCGATCGGGGTGAAGCCCCGCCGCACCATCCGCCTGGCGCTGTGGGGCGGTGAAGAACAGGGACTGCACGGCTCGGCGGGCTACGTCGCCAAGTACCTGGCCGACTACCCGCCCCCGACCGATCCGGAGCAGAAGGCGTTGCCCCGTGCATACCAGCGTGGCACCGGGCCATTGCAACGCCAGCGTGGTTACGGGAGCTTCTCTACGTACTTCAACTTCGACAACGGCACGGGCCGCATCCGCGGCATCTATGCACAGGAAAACCATGCCGCCGTGCCGATCTTCAAGGCATGGCTGGAGCCGTTCGCCGACATCGGCGCGACCATCGTGACCACCCGCAACACCGGCAGCACGGACCACATCTCGTTCGACCGTGTCGGCCTGCCGGGTTTCCAGTTCGTGCAGGACCCGGCGGACTACTTCACCCACGTCCACCACACGCATCTGGACACCTACGACCACGTGGTGCCGGAAGACCTGAAGCAGGCCGCGGCGATCATCGCTTCGTTCGCGTACCACGCCGCGATGCGCGAAGAGCGCCTGCCGCGCAAGCCGTTCGTGGAACGGGACGAGCAGTAA
- the nth gene encoding endonuclease III has protein sequence MSAPRRSPTLKRDEVVELFSRLRELNPRPTTELEYSTPFELLVAVTLSAQATDVGVNKATRRLFPVANTPAAILALGEEGLKKYIATIGLFNAKAKNVIATCRILIDQYGGEVPRSREALEGLPGVGRKTANVVLNTAFGEPTIAVDTHIFRVANRTGLAPGKDVRAVEDKLLKVVPAEFMQDAHHWLILHGRYVCKARKPDCPQCVIRDICRFKEKTAA, from the coding sequence ATGAGTGCACCGCGGCGGAGCCCGACGCTCAAGCGTGATGAAGTGGTGGAACTGTTCTCGCGGTTGCGCGAACTCAATCCCCGTCCGACCACGGAACTGGAATACAGCACGCCCTTCGAGTTGTTGGTCGCGGTGACCCTGTCCGCGCAGGCGACCGACGTGGGCGTCAACAAGGCGACGCGACGGCTCTTCCCCGTGGCCAACACCCCGGCCGCGATCCTTGCGCTTGGCGAAGAGGGGTTGAAGAAGTACATCGCGACGATCGGCTTGTTCAACGCCAAGGCGAAGAACGTGATCGCCACTTGCCGCATCCTCATCGATCAGTACGGCGGCGAGGTGCCGCGCTCGCGCGAAGCACTGGAAGGCTTGCCTGGCGTGGGACGCAAGACCGCGAACGTGGTGCTCAATACCGCCTTCGGTGAACCGACCATTGCGGTGGACACGCACATCTTCCGCGTGGCCAACCGCACCGGCCTGGCGCCCGGCAAGGACGTCCGCGCGGTGGAGGACAAACTGCTGAAGGTGGTGCCAGCGGAGTTCATGCAGGATGCGCATCACTGGTTGATCCTGCACGGCCGCTACGTGTGCAAGGCGCGCAAGCCGGACTGCCCGCAGTGCGTGATCCGCGACATCTGCCGCTTCAAGGAGAAGACGGCGGCCTGA
- a CDS encoding enoyl-CoA hydratase-related protein, translated as MSESLVLVSDADGIRRLTVHRPDKLNALNAATLDALQAAFTAAAEDASVRVVILTGAGPKAFVAGADIAEMADLRATDGRDFSLRGQRLMRTIETLPKPVIAMVNGFALGGGLELAMACHLRIAADTAKVGQPEINLGLIPGFGGSQRLLRLAGRAATLELCLLGTPITAERALQLGIINRVVPAAELEDETQKVAAQLAVSAPLALRATLDVVNIGGECGIEEGLQYETAQFGLMFSTDDMREGTRAFTERRKPSFTGR; from the coding sequence ATGTCCGAAAGCCTTGTTCTGGTTAGCGATGCCGATGGCATCCGCCGCCTCACCGTTCATCGTCCCGACAAGCTGAACGCCCTGAATGCGGCCACGCTCGACGCGTTGCAGGCCGCCTTCACGGCCGCTGCCGAAGACGCGTCCGTGCGCGTGGTCATCCTGACCGGCGCGGGCCCGAAGGCCTTCGTGGCGGGGGCGGACATCGCTGAAATGGCGGACCTGCGGGCCACCGACGGCCGCGATTTCTCGCTGCGCGGCCAGCGGTTGATGCGCACCATCGAAACGCTGCCCAAGCCCGTGATCGCGATGGTCAACGGGTTCGCCCTGGGCGGCGGCCTCGAACTGGCGATGGCCTGCCACCTGCGCATTGCCGCGGACACGGCTAAGGTCGGGCAGCCGGAAATCAACCTGGGACTGATCCCCGGCTTCGGGGGCAGCCAGCGCCTGCTGCGCCTCGCCGGCCGTGCCGCGACCCTGGAACTTTGCCTGCTGGGCACACCGATCACGGCCGAACGCGCGCTGCAGTTGGGCATCATCAACCGGGTCGTGCCGGCGGCAGAGCTGGAGGACGAAACCCAAAAGGTTGCCGCGCAGCTTGCGGTCTCCGCACCGCTGGCCCTGCGCGCCACGCTGGATGTGGTCAACATCGGTGGCGAGTGCGGCATCGAGGAAGGCCTGCAGTATGAAACCGCGCAGTTCGGCCTGATGTTCTCGACCGATGACATGCGCGAAGGGACGCGCGCCTTCACTGAACGCCGCAAGCCCAGCTTCACCGGCCGTTGA
- a CDS encoding FKBP-type peptidyl-prolyl cis-trans isomerase N-terminal domain-containing protein: MKLRSLVVAVAAFAMAGSALAQDVSSEKGKLSYYFGYDYGNNLAELTARGEQLDINSVVKGLQDAYAKQKPALTSEQLKPALEAFQKREQARAQQAKAEYDKVAAENKTKSDQFIASFKGQAGVKLLPSGVAYKVLENGTGAKPTQASTVELQVAGAYPMGQRPAEARPPQQMKDVKVSAIEMQAMREVLLQMPVGSKWEVALPPEKAYGADPRTGFPPNVAVVFEIKLVSAK, translated from the coding sequence ATGAAGTTGCGTTCGTTAGTGGTCGCTGTTGCGGCATTCGCCATGGCCGGTAGCGCCCTGGCCCAGGACGTATCGTCCGAGAAGGGCAAGCTGAGCTACTACTTCGGCTACGACTATGGCAACAACCTGGCCGAGCTGACCGCCCGTGGCGAGCAGCTGGACATCAATTCCGTCGTCAAGGGCCTGCAGGATGCCTACGCCAAGCAAAAGCCCGCGCTGACCAGTGAGCAGCTGAAGCCCGCGCTGGAAGCCTTCCAGAAACGTGAGCAGGCCCGCGCGCAGCAGGCCAAGGCCGAGTACGACAAGGTCGCGGCCGAAAACAAGACCAAGAGCGACCAGTTCATCGCCAGCTTCAAGGGTCAGGCCGGTGTGAAGCTGCTGCCCAGCGGCGTCGCTTACAAGGTGTTGGAGAATGGCACCGGTGCGAAGCCGACGCAGGCCAGCACCGTCGAGTTGCAGGTAGCAGGCGCCTATCCGATGGGCCAGCGCCCCGCTGAGGCGCGTCCGCCGCAGCAGATGAAGGACGTGAAGGTCAGCGCCATCGAAATGCAGGCTATGCGCGAAGTACTGCTGCAGATGCCGGTCGGCTCGAAGTGGGAAGTCGCGCTGCCGCCGGAGAAGGCGTATGGCGCCGACCCGCGCACGGGCTTCCCGCCCAACGTGGCCGTCGTGTTCGAGATCAAGCTGGTCAGCGCCAAGTAA
- a CDS encoding DUF1289 domain-containing protein, translating into MNTAFRAVLSPCIGVCTLDDAGLCQGCLRTTSEIARWSQMNDDERLRLMESVLPARERARAPLVEQLHEGARLQRALHPLGAVPRTAGWNHEELIDLLPPGPLAEAAVLAGLVPRDSGTQVLLTRRTDGLRHHGGQVSFPGGRIEPSDADVVAAALRESREEIALQASQAVPLGFLDPFTTISGFRVVPVVAVIDPAFVPTPEPGEVADVFEVPLDYLLAPDNLRRVEVDYRGRRRAVLEYDWPGQRIWGATAAILFNLRQRLEQLA; encoded by the coding sequence ATGAATACCGCTTTCCGCGCCGTGCTCAGCCCGTGTATCGGCGTTTGCACGCTCGACGACGCCGGCCTCTGCCAGGGTTGCCTGCGCACCACCTCGGAGATCGCACGCTGGTCGCAGATGAACGATGACGAACGCCTGCGCCTGATGGAATCCGTGCTGCCTGCACGCGAACGCGCGCGCGCGCCGCTTGTCGAACAATTGCACGAAGGCGCCCGCTTGCAGCGCGCCCTCCATCCGTTGGGCGCAGTACCGCGCACGGCGGGTTGGAACCACGAAGAACTCATCGATCTGTTACCGCCCGGGCCGCTGGCGGAGGCCGCGGTGCTCGCCGGCCTGGTCCCGCGCGACAGCGGCACCCAGGTGTTGCTGACGCGACGCACGGACGGACTGCGCCACCATGGCGGACAGGTAAGTTTCCCCGGCGGACGCATCGAGCCCAGCGACGCGGACGTCGTGGCCGCTGCGCTGCGCGAGAGCCGCGAGGAGATCGCGTTGCAGGCCTCGCAGGCGGTGCCGCTAGGCTTCCTGGACCCCTTCACCACCATCAGCGGCTTCCGCGTGGTGCCGGTGGTGGCGGTGATCGATCCGGCGTTCGTGCCGACGCCGGAGCCCGGCGAGGTGGCCGATGTCTTCGAAGTGCCGCTCGACTACCTGCTCGCACCCGACAACCTGCGCCGCGTGGAGGTCGACTACCGTGGCCGCCGCCGCGCGGTGCTCGAGTACGACTGGCCAGGGCAGCGCATCTGGGGCGCCACCGCCGCCATCCTGTTCAACCTGCGGCAACGCCTGGAGCAACTCGCATGA
- a CDS encoding sulfurtransferase, with the protein MNWTALVDAQALSAAIGAPDLRLVDARFVMLNAAPDAGRQAYAQGHLPGAVYADLNLDLSDLSKVGEGRHPMPDEAVFTRRLGEWGIAPAHQVVVYDAGDGSMAAARAWWLLKLLGHERVAVLDGGLAAWRAAGGAETAALPDIAPTPAYPARFDMRQCVSTDEVVARLGEDSGWLFDARAGERFRGEVEPIDPIAGHVPGAVNLPFAQALRDGRFTSASELRSLLSPLLGDHQSSESVLMCGSGVTACHLLLAFEHAGLHGARVYPGSWSGWISNAARPVARGP; encoded by the coding sequence ATGAACTGGACCGCGCTTGTCGATGCACAGGCATTGTCGGCCGCCATCGGCGCACCCGACCTTCGATTGGTGGATGCGCGTTTCGTCATGCTCAACGCAGCCCCCGACGCAGGCCGCCAAGCCTATGCACAGGGGCATCTCCCCGGCGCGGTCTATGCCGATCTGAATCTGGATCTGTCGGATCTTTCCAAAGTCGGCGAGGGGAGGCACCCCATGCCCGATGAGGCCGTCTTCACGCGCCGGCTTGGCGAGTGGGGCATCGCGCCAGCGCATCAAGTCGTGGTGTACGACGCGGGCGATGGCAGCATGGCCGCCGCCCGCGCGTGGTGGCTGTTGAAATTGCTTGGCCATGAGCGCGTTGCCGTCCTCGACGGTGGGCTGGCCGCCTGGCGTGCCGCGGGGGGTGCCGAGACCGCGGCGCTTCCTGATATCGCGCCGACGCCAGCGTATCCGGCACGTTTCGACATGCGACAGTGCGTGAGTACGGACGAGGTGGTGGCGCGCCTGGGCGAAGACTCGGGGTGGTTGTTCGACGCGCGGGCAGGCGAACGTTTCCGCGGCGAAGTCGAACCCATCGATCCCATCGCGGGCCACGTGCCGGGTGCGGTCAATCTGCCGTTCGCTCAGGCACTCCGCGATGGGCGCTTCACATCGGCGTCCGAGTTGCGTTCCCTGCTGTCGCCCCTGCTGGGCGATCACCAGAGTTCCGAGAGCGTGCTGATGTGCGGTTCCGGCGTGACGGCATGCCATCTGCTGCTCGCCTTCGAACATGCCGGCCTGCACGGTGCACGGGTCTATCCCGGATCGTGGAGCGGCTGGATCAGCAACGCTGCTCGCCCGGTCGCACGCGGCCCTTGA
- a CDS encoding enoyl-CoA hydratase/isomerase family protein — MSALIEIADHGDIREIRLARAPVNALNTDLCRALIDALNTALDDGVRGIVLAGNPKIFSAGMDVPYLMSLGDDRKSLLDAWQAFFGAARTLAESRVPVVAAITGHAPAGGCVLALCCDYRVMARSPDPARPFALGLNETQVGLVVPEGIQRLMRRVVGPYRAERLLVAGEMVPAERALEIGLVDELVDQDNVTTRAIAWLQHLLALPHHPMLQTRALARRDLVEALDPGLIQLERFVDAWHAPDTQAALRALIDKLKK; from the coding sequence ATGAGCGCCCTCATCGAAATCGCCGATCACGGCGACATCCGCGAGATCCGGCTGGCGCGCGCGCCGGTCAACGCCCTCAACACGGACCTGTGCCGCGCCCTGATCGATGCGCTCAATACCGCGCTCGATGACGGCGTGCGTGGCATCGTGCTGGCCGGCAATCCCAAGATCTTTTCCGCCGGCATGGACGTGCCCTACCTGATGTCGCTGGGCGACGACCGCAAGTCGCTGCTCGATGCCTGGCAGGCGTTCTTCGGTGCGGCGCGCACGCTGGCGGAATCACGCGTGCCCGTGGTCGCCGCGATCACCGGCCACGCGCCGGCAGGCGGCTGCGTGCTGGCCCTGTGCTGCGACTACCGCGTGATGGCACGCAGCCCCGATCCGGCGCGTCCGTTCGCGTTGGGGCTCAATGAAACACAGGTCGGCCTGGTGGTACCGGAAGGCATCCAACGCCTGATGCGCCGCGTGGTGGGCCCCTATCGCGCGGAGCGCCTATTGGTGGCCGGCGAGATGGTGCCGGCCGAGCGCGCGCTGGAAATCGGCCTGGTCGATGAACTGGTGGACCAGGACAACGTCACCACGCGTGCGATTGCCTGGCTACAACATCTACTGGCACTGCCGCACCATCCGATGCTGCAGACCCGTGCCCTCGCCCGTCGCGACCTTGTGGAAGCGCTGGACCCGGGATTGATCCAGCTCGAGCGCTTCGTCGATGCCTGGCATGCGCCGGACACGCAGGCCGCGCTGCGCGCGTTGATCGACAAATTGAAAAAGTAG
- a CDS encoding copper chaperone PCu(A)C: MNRRFVMLPLLGLAFASALPAMAAECLPKAQGAWVRVPPVAMPMMAGFARIENPCRAPVTVVGAESLAFADVSLHETRDEGGVSRMREVERLPIAPGKQVELKPGGLHLMLHGAYAPVAAGEKVVITLKLADGRSVPVQFEARKSAP, encoded by the coding sequence ATGAACCGACGCTTCGTGATGCTCCCGCTGCTGGGTCTGGCGTTTGCCAGCGCGCTCCCCGCCATGGCCGCCGAATGCTTGCCGAAGGCGCAAGGCGCCTGGGTGCGCGTACCGCCGGTGGCCATGCCGATGATGGCCGGCTTCGCCCGCATCGAGAATCCGTGCCGCGCACCGGTCACGGTGGTGGGGGCGGAGAGCCTGGCCTTCGCGGACGTGTCGCTGCACGAAACGCGCGATGAAGGCGGCGTCAGCCGGATGCGCGAAGTGGAGCGTCTGCCCATCGCACCCGGCAAGCAGGTCGAACTGAAGCCCGGCGGCCTGCACCTGATGCTGCATGGCGCTTATGCGCCAGTGGCTGCCGGCGAGAAGGTGGTGATCACGCTGAAGCTGGCCGACGGGCGCTCGGTGCCGGTGCAGTTCGAGGCGCGCAAGAGCGCGCCCTGA
- a CDS encoding thioesterase family protein, whose translation MSQPHDDGRKLLAKIPISVRWRDMDSMGHVNNAKYISYLEEARVRWMLTVPEVSMTDRIAPVVAANNINYKRPLTWPNDVVVELYVDRLGTSSVTIGHRIVSAKDDSVLYSDGNVVVVWMDTQTGHSAPLPAAIRAVSE comes from the coding sequence ATGAGCCAACCCCACGACGACGGCCGCAAACTGCTGGCGAAGATCCCGATCAGCGTGCGCTGGCGGGACATGGACAGCATGGGCCACGTGAACAACGCCAAGTACATTTCGTACCTGGAGGAAGCGCGCGTGCGCTGGATGCTGACGGTGCCGGAAGTCTCGATGACCGACCGCATCGCGCCCGTCGTGGCCGCCAACAACATCAACTACAAGCGCCCGCTGACCTGGCCGAACGACGTGGTGGTGGAACTCTACGTCGACCGGCTCGGCACCAGCAGCGTCACCATCGGGCACCGGATCGTGTCGGCGAAGGACGACAGCGTGCTGTATTCCGACGGCAACGTGGTGGTGGTGTGGATGGACACCCAGACCGGCCATAGCGCACCGCTGCCGGCGGCGATCCGGGCGGTGTCGGAGTAG